AATTTGATTGTATATAATAAAATTACTTCCAAGgtggttctaagaatttatactTATACCAACCCTGCTTctgatttcctattttctttaatctttatcATTCTTCCCCTACTCTAGTCCCATACATTTAAGTTGGTTATCAGATGGGTGTGAGCtggtttatttgtatttcttcaatTACTAATGAGGCTGAGCATTTTTTCATCAGCCTTTTCTTTTATAATGTGTGACTTCTTATTAAACTAAAGAAATCCTTCCCTACCCTTGTTGCtagtgctgttgagttgattccCTACCTTAGAGGTCATAAATCTCATTTTCTCCTCATAATTTTAAAGATAGGCCTTTAACCTATTAGtaatattattattgtaaataggtgtgaggtggggttccactttttaaaaatcttttatgaaTGGTTAGTCAGTGaacagtcttttctttttctagatacTATCAGTATTCCTCGATGCATTTCcctttccatttatatatttttcaggatctCCAGTCGAAGAAGATGGTCATAAGGAAGTTAAAGGAACaaaatggagaggaggaaagggaaaacaaCGACATAAATTTACTACGGATGAATCGTACATTCTTAATCAGACATTTGAAGAGACTCCTTACCCTGATTTTACCACTCGAAAAGAACTGGCCAAACAACTGCGTTGTCAAGTATATATAATTGATGTAAATGAAATATTCAAGTCTTTGCATTCATATATCTTTTACtgacaaatataaaatgtaaagaattCTGAAAAAGTTTCATAGTGTTTCATCACACAGAACAAAGTGTTGACATCTTGtcacttttcttatttatgtCAATGTGGGCATGAATATGTTATGTATGTGTTTTATGGAAAATAGACTATTGTGGATCAAGTTTGGAAGCAGAGACCAGTTAAGATTCTGCTGTAATTATCTAGGATAAGGACAATGATGGTTTGGATTAGGTTGCTGACTGTAGAAGTATAaagaactattattattattattacttttgaggaagattagccttgagctaacatctgccaccaatcctcctctttttgctgaggaagattgaccctgagctaacatcggtgcccatcttcctctactttatatgtgggacgcctgccacagcatggcttgacaagcagtgcataggtctgcacccaggatctgaaccagtggatcccaggccaacaaagcagaatgtgtggatttaactgctgcaccactgggctggcacctaGAGAACtattattttgaaggtagagccaatagTTTGCTGAGAGGTCTTTGCATCTTCTCACTGTATATCCAATAAAGAGGGATCCAAAATTTTGGCCTAAGCAAGTGGAAGATTAGAGTTGCCTTTAAGATAGGGAGGCCTGGAATAGAGTGGTTTTATGCTAGAGGCATTAGGAGCTTTACTTTGGACATATTAAGTTCAGTATGCCAATTAAACCTCCAAGTGGAAATAGTAAGTAAATAGTTGGATATCCAAGTCTGAAGTGCAAGAGAAAGGACTTGGCTCAATAGTGTCCCATCACTTGGCACAATACATCACAGCTATAGCAGGTGCTTCATAACCATTTGTTGTGTGAACCAAATTTTGTCCAGGGAATCTCTCATATGATTGTTTTTAGAAATGATTGATAATAGCTCCATGAAATTTTATTAGAGCTGTACTTTTTGTGCCATACACACAATTAGgaagattttcttatttctctttgtccTGTAATTGTCCATAGATCTTTGAATTTATTGGTTGTTTGACAATAGGAGGAAATTATCTTGGTGGAAATAAGAAAGGGAATGCAAGAGTAGCTTTGGAGGATAAAAGTATAGGCAAATACTATGTAAGTAATTATGTCATCATATTATAAGAGTTTCATGAGTTggaaacatttcaagaaaaatacaagTTAATGATTTCATATAACTAAGTAGAAACTCTGAAAAAGGTAACAGCCAGGAAACAATAGAGACTGGTCaaatacttaaaacatttttatactgtattttctttacatttctggATTCATGACCACTGGGTTTCTCAAGTTCAAActgttttttagtctttttttttttaatcctccaaACATGTCACAGGGACAGTTTTATAACATGAAGTTCACAGATATGGCCATTCAAATTGCCTTGCACTGAATTGAGCTGCATGTGCTTAGAGAGAGTGTCCATGATGTGATCAGGAAGCAAACACAGTTGGGGGAGGATCAGGGCAGGCTGCTAGACTAGGGAAAGTGagcacttgttttctggttgggTCTTCGTGAAATCGACATTCAAACTGGCCCTATAATCTCTGACAAACTGACTCTTGTAACTCAGCTTTCTGTAAAATTATCTATGTTGTGGAGTTgtgaggaaaaaatgagaaagtgtgTTTGGAGGTGTCAGGGTCACTGTGCACAgtcagaattttgttttaaacaatcaTCATGAGGGGATCAGAGATCCGTTTAGCTTTAGTGATACTAATGGCCTAAAGCTATTCTGAACTTGGAGCCAGAGGGCAGTTCCAGGAGTGAGCAGATGGCAAAAGGCCCCCAGGTACTGTTGCTTAGGCTGCATGACTCTAACTGTCTACAGCAACCCTGGCTTATTAGGATGGATTGTCTGCAAAAGCATTTTATCATTTCCAGCTCACCCAGTGTCCTGGGGATTATGGGTTGGCATgtataattatcctcattttagggAGGATGAACAATGGAGACTAGAAGTgttaaaatgaaatgcttagaGACACGtataaaatacagtaaagttaTGACTTAAACTCTTGCTTATGTATAACGTTTGAAAACAATGAATTTAAGAACATGATTTAGAATACATTGAGCCATGAATTCATTCTTATGCAGCAGCTTGAGTAAATTAACGTTGTGGGAGAAATTCAGTGTATTTAGGGAACAGCTGGGAGTAGGTTCTGTCTAAACACAGGATTGCAAACAGATTAGGGGCAGATTTTGAAAGGCTTAGGTTTGAATGTACAGAAGGGCCAGTGCAGACTTTGAAGGTGGTTGGAGTTTTGGAATTGTGTACTGTATGACTTCCATAATCACACGTGTAGCCCCAGGGAAGATTGCCTTTATTTTTGAGTACAAGGTCAGGAGGAAAGTCAGTGATAATGCTGAGACTAGGCTTAACTACAAAATTCTCTCCTACATTATGGAAATATACTGAGGAATATAACCAGATAAGTCAATTTGATAAAACactactctttttttctctttagaactGGTTCCAGAATAAAAGAGCCCGACTGCcacccagagagagacacagaatgTTTGCTATTTGGAAACTACATGAATTCCCTATTCAAGGTCGTTCATGTTTAAGCCTCCAGGATACTCAGGCAGAATCTCCCAACTACACCACTGAGCACAACCTCTCTTCTACTGAGGAGGCTGTACTGGGGAGAGCTGGCTATTCTTCTCTAGAGACACAGGAAATTCCCAGTCAACAGGATGGCCCAGGTGACACTATGGTCCCAGGCATTGTAAAGGAACCAAGCTGTACTTTGGAGTATCAAGGTGATACGAGAAGTAAACTTTGTCCTGCCTATCCATTTTCCAGCTACAAATCAGCACTCTTTTTTCATCCTCCTACATCTTCTGTGCAGTATTTTGAGAGGGATGggcctgagaaagaagaaagccagCATGCAAGGCCCTTCATTCTGCACCATATTTCTACTGTGCAGGGAGAGAGGCAACAGCAACAGGAGAAGAAGGCCCATTGTCATCACTCACTATTTCAAGGACAGCAGGCTAATGGTTGCAGATGTCCTTTACAGCAGCCTCAACAGCTTCAGGATTATCAAGAGAATCTGCTCTTCCAGGCTCAGTATCTAATGCACCTGAGTTGTGGGGATTTAGGGCAGCAGGTGCCTTCCCTTCCATCACAAGAGCAGAGGGGGTTTTCTCAAACTAATGGAGAGCCCCTGTGTTCTCAGCTGCAGCATACACCTCTACAAATGGTGGTCAAGTCTCGGCCAATGCCTCTTGGGCAAGGTATGCGTCAAGGAGCTGCCGAGGAATCCCATTCTGAAATGCATCATCTTTGGGATGAGGGGTCTGCAAAGGTCCACTGCTGGGATCGAGATTGTGGCCACAGGAAATAATAACCATATAACATTCAATAGTAATCCACACAGCAGATCAAGGCGAACACCTCTCCAGAGTCTGAACATAAACACTGTCTTGAGGAAAGCTCCATGAGCTGTTGATCCCTTCTGGTTGGGCAGCAGTGTCCACCAGTGTTTTAGCCCCTGATCATACAGCTTATAGTGCCCTCTAGGGCTGGGCTAGAGGATGGAGCACAAAACCAACAAACACAAACATAGCAAGACAACCAGCAAACAGCAGTTGCCAAATCCAAAGCAATTTGTGCTTCAGAAGAAAGAGGCCCTTGCACAGTACCTGTTTCAGATATTGTCTGCCCCTCAGAGGGGAGATAGCCAACAAGAATCCGAAGGACCCCACTGCAGCAGCCTTTGGATGAGAGGCCTATGAGGCTGCTACTGCCATGTTCCTACACCATGGAGCCACCGCAGTAGCCATATGTCCTGCAGCAGCCTCACTGAAGCCCTACTGTGAGAGACATCCAAACATCAGCCAGGTCTCCATACATCTAAAAGGCAGCCCCTTTGTTGAGGCCACCCAAGTTTTCCCCACTTAAGGCAAGAACTTCAGTGGAGCTGCAGGCCCAGCTGTTGCCCTTTGAAGAGCCCCAGGAGGATCCTGTGCTGGGTCAGGTGTGCAGCCCCCACCATCCCCCTTACCTGAGAGCTGCTGCCTGGGAACCCAGAGTGTTGTGACCAAGTCTCCTGTGGATGTGCATAAAGCAGATGTCACAAGATCTGAGAGTACCCAGTTGAGCATCTGAATGCTACATTATTTCATATGTACACAATTACCTCATCTGCCAGTAATGGCACCTGTATTTCTATACAATCcttattctattttccttttactgTGTTGGCTGAAAACTGCAGTAATACATTGAATCAGCAGAGTGAGAGGTGACATCGTTGTCAGTATTTCCCAGTTTCATATTTAGTATGTGGCATTTACTATACTGCATAttatcaatttctgcaaaagGAGTCCACTTATTTCTAATttgttcagtttctttatttcttccctctctatGGATTTTGAAGCACTTAAATGTTTTTTCATTGATtgcaattatataattttttttctcttgtaactTGTTCCTGTGGTgatttaaatagatttttcttaTATCAAAGAATGTCATGTTTTTGGAATAACCCAACTATGTCATGATGTATCCTTCTTACGTATTTTTGGGTTGTAGTTTCCAATATTTTGATTACAATCATAGCATCTATGTTCACAAAGGAGTGGGCCTCTAATCATTTTCTTTACTGGCACTATCTTTAGGGGTCTGGATCATGTTAAACCAGCCTTGGAATGAATTAGGTTTGCTACCTCTCTCACTATTCTCTAAAATCTTGTGTAAAAACTTATTCCTTCATTAAATGAATTTTCTAGTCAATCCGTCTGAGTCTGATGTTTTCTTTATGGGAAGATTTTTGACTACTAattccatattttaaatgatCATAGGACAACCATTTCTCCTTGAGTCATTTTTGCCAAGTTGAACTTTTCCAAGAATATGTCCATTTCATCTCTGTTCTCAAATTTATTGCTATAAAGTCATTGGAAATATCCTCTTAACTGATGTGCCTGGAGCATATGTAGTAATGTATATTGCATTTTACAatttatatttgtactttttattctttccttttttctttggcaGAGGTTTGGAAAGACCCGGCCAGGCCAGCCCAGAGAAGCCTCAGGATGCAGACCTGTGCAGTGGATTACATCTTGTCACCTTGCCCATGAAGGCCTCTGTCAGGTCTGGTCCATTCCCATCAGTTGACAGTCTCCTCCAGGGGAACATCTGTTAAAGTGGAGAGGAATCCTCAGGTGCAAAAAGCCTCCCCTTTGCCTCTGGAGCAGGATTTAGCACCTGGAAAGGGGAGTTGGGATTTACTCGTTAGCAGTCTAGGTCAGATCTTAGGCTCTGAAGAGGGTCCAAGTGCTGTTTCTTGCTGGAGAGTTGGGACTCATTCCTTGGCCTGGCCAGTTTGTACTTTGTGCAAGTCAGGAGTCAGGAATTTGTGGCTGGCCCTAAACAAAGGACTTTGTACCCCTGAAGAGTTTCCCAGGGAGTCAGGTGCAGTCCTGTTGCTCCCCAACCAGCTCCAGTGGAGAACCAAggttgaagaagaaaagaagagtgtCAGGCAACTGGCCAGCTACAGAGGGGAGACTGCTGTGGGGATTCAGATAGTCCCCAGTCACTGAGGGGCCTCTCCTTAAAAGCCTTCATGTGTTCCAGGCAGGCAGGAGCCAAACTGTACCTTTGATACCTCTCTTGGCTGGGGCATGGGTGGAGGTCAAATGGCTGGTAGCTGTATGCAAAGTTTTTGGGTGAAAAGAGTATTAAACCTCTTAAAGTGTGTTATTACTTGTCTCAGATAAGATGTGGTCAAAATGAATTCCTATAGGAAATACCACAGGTATTTTTATCTCCTTACAAGTGCTGCATCTGGATCCTATATCTTAATTCACTTCAAGTCCTTGGTAGCCCATCACAACAGTGGTTGACATGGCAGAAACTACACTGAGTGGCAATTACTATTGTAGTAAGAGATGGGAGATAGTTACAGAATGAACAGAATATTCCTTTCATTTCCTCAAGAATAGGAGAAACCAACACAGTTTTTGAGGTACACCCCAAGGAAAAGTCCCATGAAGATTGTCTGCCTATCAGCATGTCCATTCTGCAATTTTTGGAAGTCAAACTGAGTTTTATAATCGCCTAGACAAAGACAgatagatggaaagaaagaattggGGAGCAAACATTTGCACAAAggtttattcatttctttctacaTTATActctataataaatatttgaattgcAGTTGCAAAATAAGCAAATACTTCTTTCtcattgaaaatatttagcaaaaagCATTGTAAAGTTCTTGAATGGTGGATAAAGTTGCCTCTCAGAACCACACCCTGACCTCTTTGGGGCATTGTCTGTCTCTCACTGAAAATGTTCTCAGCTGAAAAATGACACACCTGCTTTCAATAGAAAAGATCTGATCAAAAAAATCTGTGGAGAATGCATGAACGCTGCACAAATTACAAGGCCtctccagggcctggcctggtggtgtagcagttaagttcacgtgctctgcttcagcagtctgcGGTTCGCAGTTTTGGATtgcaggcacggacctatacactgctcatcaagccatgctgtggtggcatccgacatacaaaatagagggagactggcacagaccttagttcagggataatcttcctcaagcaaaaagaggaaggttggcaacagatgttagctcagggccaatcttcctcacaaaaaaaaaagcctatccaacataaaataaaatggccgAGCCAAGATAATTAAGAAACAAGAGAACTTGAACATAGTAAAGAACaacatgtttatatatgtataaactaGAGAGCACAGAACCAAAGTCATATTTGGAAAGGCATTATGATAGATGCAAAATTACCTACTGTAATCTTTACTTTCACTTCCTCTTAATCTGATTGCTTTGAAATCCTTTGTAAAggcattaaatatttaatgaaatgattaaatagaaagatatttaagaaatagGTGGGCCACCCTAGGTCTTGATAAATCCTGTGTCTCTGGGATTTGCTAAATTGGCCAGCAGTCTCTGTGGAAGCTAGGTGACTCTCCCAATATGGATTTGATCAGCATTTCAAGTGATAAGTTCCCATCAACctcttcactgttttcttttataataacaaaagCCTAATTTATTTTCCAGAGTTTATGAAAGTTTAAATTATCACCATGATTGGAGGGATATGTTTTTGGAGGAGACCCAGTGATAAACTGGATCCAAGGACGGTGTTTTTTGAAAAGTCTTACTGTAATTTCAAGTTTAAGATGGCAACCAGGGGTACCACACATGAGTTGTTTACCTGAAGTGTTAAAGTTAACATTTTAGTTGGACAAAACACAAGGAATTCCtaacattatatatttaattttatcaaaatatgTCATTTATTCCACAGTACCACCTTTATGATTTTattcaaacttttaattttttcatgataTTGTTTCATTTAGTTTCAGGAATTTTCCTAGGTTCTGTTCCTTCCTATTTTCTTTGCAGGTAATGTCATGGATGTTCTGTAAACTCTTGCTTTGTATACTTCGATCATTGATTATCAtcctttctaaaatatatatttatacctaTTTGTGTCCATAGTAGCATGGCTTAATCTGTGTCcctaaagtaaaaatatatagtCATCATTGAATGTACAGACTTTCAACCTGGAATAAACAAAAACTATGTGCTCCCACCACAATCCTTCATGCTCCCTatcccttttttgttttcatcagGCTCACTACAAAGAGAGCCCAACAAAGGAGGCTTGTTTTGAACCACAGTGAAAAGGATATCCTCCAATCATGGTTTGAACAGAATGCTTATCCTGGAATAGCTACCAGGGAACAACTGACCAAAGAAATTGACATTCTAGAACCTAGAATAACGGTTGGcattaatttctatttcattctctctCAGAGTCAAAGTAACAAGAAAAGCTAGGCTAAACATTTTTGAGCAATTCTCTTATATCAGGTATTTTGCCAAGAAATTTTTCCTGTTGTATAAtggaaaaataacacaaatacaGAATTCTGTTTATAACTTTTACTAACAGTGGAAATATTGGTTGTGTGTATTCACTGATGGGGGAAGGATGATGTACTGGCTCAGGCTTTCTGCATAGGAGATAATGAAAGCAAATTTTGAGATTTACAGAATATAGTACAGAATTGGATCAGTATGATAATGATATGGTGCCTTTAGTTATTGGATTAAATACAGCAAAACAGTAACATATAATTTAGAGAAAACTGTGGAGTAAGAATTCATGGAAATTGCCAATTCATAGGCTAATCTTTAGTTAATGTCTGAAATGTGATTCATACACAAAAGAGTGTTGGAAGTAAAGTTCTGTattgaattattttgaataaaattgttGATGTAAAAATGAAACAACTGCTGTTGTGATGAATTTCTCCTAATCATTAAAGAGATAGATGTATATAATTATACCAGGTGAAGCAGTATTTAAACTGATGAAGATaagtaaaaatgtctttttagagATAAATGAGTTCAGGGTTTTGTATGCATTATGTAGTCTCAGGTTAACAATTGGCTAGAATGACCTCAGTCTTGGAGGATgctgaaaagaagaaatttttcttaTCTCTCTATGTATCTGTTCTGGATAGGGAAGACAGTATTTACTCAAACTCTGGTAATGAAAGTGATTcatgtggaaacacctgtcagagaGATTTGgctgtcagagagagagagagacagaaagacagagagagggattTCTTTGAGGAGACATAGCAGTGTTTTGAACGAGGGAAATTTACTTTGGATACTATGAGAATGATCATAGAAGACATGCTAATTTGAGTGTGGATCGAGTGCTGTCCTGAACTTCTTGCTAATATTTGAGATAATAACATTCCTAGAATAATACGTTGCCTTTCTCTTATGGATAATACTCCACCAGCAGATGCCAAACCAGCGTTGTTCAATTGGATCAATGTTTGGAGTGATATAGACTGAGTGACATGACTCACACCTTCTTTTCCCACTTAGATTTGGTTTGAAAACCACAGCTTAGATAGAGATGGCTGAGATCTGAATGCTCCTTAGGAGACTATCAAACCCAAGGATGGGATAAGCCTCATCTTAGGACTCATGGTAAGAAGTCAGCAGTCCAAATACAGTTCAGTAATAGATCTCCTTGAGAGGATAAACAACTCTGCATGTTGTGCCCAAATTTTCTGCAAACAACTGcacagaacaggaaaaaataatagtaTGGTTGGGGCATCCTAGTGTCAAAGATATAAACATCATCCCACTGTTTGCTGGGAAAGGCAGGTTCTTAGCAAGAAAGCCTTTGGACTTTGTTTCTGCTGTTGCTAAGCAGTGCAGTGTCCTGCTCTTCTGTCACCTCAGGGATTTTATCCAAGGGCCAAGAGTTGTTGATGAATTCCTCGGGGAAATAAGAGGGAGTGAAGGTTGtcagaatgatatttagaaatctCTGTTTTGAGGTTAAATGTGAAAGATCGCCTAAAAGCCCTTTTTTCTTCTCGAGTTTTCCTTTACAATGCTTaccaaaagaagccagacaaaaggaGACATCCATCACTGGATCACCAACTTGTTCAAGCCTTTGAGAGGAATTGATTTCCTGGTATCAGCACCAGGGAAGAACTAGCTAGACAAACAGACATTCCAGAACCCAGAATTCGGATAAGTTGTCTGTGGCACACAATTTTGTCCTCTCTAGAAGTGGTATGCCCCCTGAGATGTTGATGAAGAAATGAGGGCTATTTGGGGTTATCCCAGTGATCTAGCGTAAAAATATATAATGGGAAACACCTGACATTGTGAGTTTGAGTCTGGAAAAAGGACATATTTTCAAATCAAATTGGCAGGAGCATATGCATTTAGAACCAATAGTAggacaaaaagtggaaaaaagtgAAAGTTGATACTTATTTTGAGAACATACTCTGTGGCAGGGCTTCCAAACCCCGGCAGTACTATCATGTT
This is a stretch of genomic DNA from Equus caballus isolate H_3958 breed thoroughbred chromosome 1, TB-T2T, whole genome shotgun sequence. It encodes these proteins:
- the LOC102150428 gene encoding cytoplasmic polyadenylated homeobox-like protein 2 isoform X1 is translated as MRGRPFHRDLKRSPVEEDGHKEVKGTKWRGGKGKQRHKFTTDESYILNQTFEETPYPDFTTRKELAKQLRCQVYIIDNWFQNKRARLPPRERHRMFAIWKLHEFPIQGRSCLSLQDTQAESPNYTTEHNLSSTEEAVLGRAGYSSLETQEIPSQQDGPGDTMVPGIVKEPSCTLEYQGDTRSKLCPAYPFSSYKSALFFHPPTSSVQYFERDGPEKEESQHARPFILHHISTVQGERQQQQEKKAHCHHSLFQGQQANGCRCPLQQPQQLQDYQENLLFQAQYLMHLSCGDLGQQVPSLPSQEQRGFSQTNGEPLCSQLQHTPLQMVVKSRPMPLGQGMRQGAAEESHSEMHHLWDEGSAKVHCWDRDCGHRK
- the LOC102150428 gene encoding cytoplasmic polyadenylated homeobox-like protein 2 isoform X2, which produces MLGSPVEEDGHKEVKGTKWRGGKGKQRHKFTTDESYILNQTFEETPYPDFTTRKELAKQLRCQVYIIDNWFQNKRARLPPRERHRMFAIWKLHEFPIQGRSCLSLQDTQAESPNYTTEHNLSSTEEAVLGRAGYSSLETQEIPSQQDGPGDTMVPGIVKEPSCTLEYQGDTRSKLCPAYPFSSYKSALFFHPPTSSVQYFERDGPEKEESQHARPFILHHISTVQGERQQQQEKKAHCHHSLFQGQQANGCRCPLQQPQQLQDYQENLLFQAQYLMHLSCGDLGQQVPSLPSQEQRGFSQTNGEPLCSQLQHTPLQMVVKSRPMPLGQGMRQGAAEESHSEMHHLWDEGSAKVHCWDRDCGHRK